TTCCCCATCTTCCGGAGGGCAGCATAGAGGCCGGGCCTGTTGCCGCCGGGCAGGCGGAAGGCGAGAAGCAGAGTCTGGATCTCACCCCCATTGATTTGGAGGAGGGCGGCTGGCGAGGGAGGCAGAGGCGCGATCGCTTCGCATCCAATCGCGCGCAGCGCCTGGCAGAGGGCCGTCTGTCGGAGCGGGCAGGGCTCCACGATCCCGACGATCCCCATGGGTCCTCCCCGGCTTTCTCCATAAAGAAATACCCGGCCTCTCGCGCCCGGGTTGGGGTCTGGCGATTCTGGATTTTCCACGGGGATCGTGATGCCATCGTGACAGAACACGCCCGAGAATGTTAGAACTCCCGACAGATTGGGCGAACGGCGGCATGTCCCGACGAAGGGAGGCGGCGGATGATTCCGATGGCTTTCGATGAGGCCGGTATACCGGTCTTCGCCCGCCCATCGTGGTGCATCCGCCTCTTCGGCGGCCTGGAAGTGGAGGGCCAGGGCCGTTCGCTGCCGGCCCTGGCGCGACAGCCCCGGACAGGGGCGCTGCTGGCCTTCCTGGCCCTACATCCCTTTCGGGCTTTCTCGCGGATGGCCCTGGCGGAGATCTTGTGGCCGGACCTGGACCCGGTGTCCGGGATGGGGGCGCTGCGGGCCGCGCTCTATCGCCTTCGACGGGGGTTCCGGGGCCTCCGGTTCCCGCTTCGGGTCGACCGCGCCCGTCTCGCTTTCGCTCCTTCGACCCCATGGTGGACGGACGTCCAGGCCTTCATGCTGCTTCTGGAGCGGGCGCGGAAGGCGCCTCCCTGCAGGCCCGGGTGATCCTGGAGGCGGCGGTTGCCCTCTACACCGGGGATCTGCTTCCGGAAGGGGAGGCGCCCTGGGTGGTGGGCTGGCGGGAGCGGTTGCGCGGGCGGTTCCTGGAAGCCTTCGATCGCCTGTGGCGCCTTGCGGAGGGGATGGGGGATCTCCGCGATGCGGAGCGGTGGGCGGAGTGTTTATTCGATGAAGAGCCTACTTGCGGGAAGGCGGCCCGCTTCCTGATCCGTCGGGCGGAGGGCCGTCGCGATCTCGAGGCCGCGCGTCGCTATGCGGCTCGCTATCGCCAGGCATGCCGGGCCGCCGGGCTCGCCCCGGATCCGGGGGTGACCCCGGAGGCCTGGCGCGGGATCCGCGCCTCAACCCCGCTGGGCCGTCTGCTTCAGGCCCTGGGCGAGCTGGCCCGGGAGGTTCCCGCCTTTCCCGTGGAGGATCTTCGTCAGATCCTTTTGAGGGGGGCGGTTCAGGCCGCCGAGGCGGCCCTCGTCCGTGGGGCGTATCCGGAGGCGGCGCCTTGGGCGATGGCCGCGCTCCAGCTGCTCACCCCGCAGACGCCGGCGGAGTGGGCCTGGCGGGCGCGGTGTGCCGTGGATGCCGTTGCGGATTTTGAAGGGGATCGGGACCGTCAGGCGGCCAATTTGCGGGCGATGCTTCGCCTGGCCCGCCGGATGGGGGATCCGGCCCGGCGGGCCAGGCTGGAGCTCCAGCGGGGTCGTCCGGCGGCGGCGGAGCGTCTCCTGGCGGCCGCCGAGGCGGTTCTCGCCGTGGATCCCCGGCATCAGGCCATGTTGCGGCGGTTGCGGGGGCTGACGGCGCTGCGCCGGGGCTGGTTCCCGGCCGCCCGCGATCATCTGGAGGCGGCCCTCGCGCTCCTTCCGGAGGATGCGCCGGTTGTCCATCGGGCGGCCATCCTGAACGGCCTGGCGGTGGCGTGGCGCACCTTCTGGGAGGAGACCCCCTTCCTGCGACCGCCGGCTTTTGACGAGCGGAAGCGGTCGGGCGCCGGCTTCATGCTCCCAGCAGTAGCTGTCGCAGAACCGGCTCGCTCTGAGGGGTCGTGACAGCCAGGATCTCGTCCTCTGCCCGGAGAATGGTTTCCCCGGAAGGGATGAATGTTTGATCCCCCCGCACGACCATCACCACGAGCGCATCCGCAGGGATCCCCAGCTCCCGCAGCGCCCGTCCATCGGCTGGAGCGCCGGGGGCGACTTTGCCCTCGACCAGCTGGATCCCGCCCCGGCGCAGGGCCAGCAAATGCACCAGGGAGCGCAGGGGAAGGGCCCGCTCGATCTGCGCCTGGATGATCTCGGTGGTGGAAACCGTCACATCGATCCCCAGGCGGGCGAAGATCTCCGCGTTGCGCGGATTGTTGATGCGGGCGATGGTCCGGGGGACGTTGAATTTGCGTTTGGCGAGCAGGCAGACGACGAGGTTATCCTCATCGTCCCCGGTGACCGCGATCACGGCATCGGCCCGGTTCATCCCCACCTGGGCGAAGGTGCTGGAATCACATCCGTCGCCCACCCACACATGATCGGCCCCCAGTTCATCGATGAGAAAAGCCGCGCGACGGGGATTCTTTTCGATCAGCAGGACCTCATAGCCTTCGGCCAGCAGGGACTTGCTCAGGTAATAACCGACCTTTCCACCGCCGACGATGATCAGATACATCGATCATTCCTCCAGGCACTTTCGGATGGCCTCGACGGCCAGCGCGGTCGGAGAGACCGTTTTCAGGCCCAGCTCCTGGAAGATCTCGGCCCGGAGCGGATCGTTGAGCCGGGTGATCACCCGGGGGACGCCGAAGATCTCCCGGGCGACCTCCGCCGCCATGATGTTGGTGTTATCGTAGCCCGTGACGGCGATGAAGGCATCTGCCCTTTCAATGCCGGCCCGACGCAGCACCTCAGCGTCGATCCCCATTCCCACCACGGTCTCCCCGGGGAAATCCGGCCCCAGCGCTTCCAGAGCCTGCCGCTCTCGATCGATGACAATGACTTCATGACCATCCTGGGCAAACCGCCGGGCGAGATAGGCGCCCAGCCGACCGCAACCTAAGATCACGATGCGCATAGGTCCTCTCCATCCCCTCGATCCAGCGTCTGGGATCTCCATTTTGCACAGCTCCGACGAGGTGGGGGAAAAGCGATCCCTTATCCTTGTTCCATCATCTCCACCAGAACGCCCTGCTTCTGGATCCACGCAAGGCCCTCCTCCACGCGATCGGAGGGTCCTTCCAGATCGACCACCAGCCAGGCCTCGGTGGCCTCCACGTGGGCGCGGCGGATATTGACCATCAATCCGAACCGCTGGATCAGCCGGTAGAGCAGGGGCTCATCGATGAGCGAAGGCGGGTAAATCAATTTCACCCGCCGCTGGATCGTCTGATCCATTGCCGCCTCCTCTGGTCGGGGCAGGTGGATCTGCTCATTCGACAATCGGAGCCTTTGCGACGATCACCTCGCAAGAGGCCCGCCGCATCACTTCATGCACGGTCCGGCCCAGGCCGTCGCTGGATGCCCGCCGTTTGAGCCCAATGCCCATGATAATCTGGTCCGCCCCGACCTGGCGGGCCACGCTGAGGATACCTTCCGGCGCCGAGCGGTGCCGCACCAGGCGGATCTCCGGTTTCAGCCCGTGCTGCATGGCGATGAAGCGGGCTGTCTCCAGGGCCCGCTGTCCGCGCTCCTCCAGCTCCGGCAACGGCGTATCCAGGGGAACCGTATAGGGGATCTCCAGGACATGCACCAGGACCAGACGGGCATGCTGACGCTCACCCAGCCGGCAGGCCAGCTCCACCGCGCGCTCCGAGTAGATGCCTTCAACGATCGGCACCACGATACAGCGGGCGGCTTCCACCGAGTAGATCGCGCGGGCCACCTCCATCGGCATCGGGCGAGGCACCCGGAGCATCCACATCAGGGTGGAGATCAATACGATCAGGAAGAAAAGCGCCAGGAAAATACCCAACGGATGTCCGCTCATCCCCGTTCCCCTCGACCGTTCACTTCCGATAGCGATGGATCTCCAGCCAGCTCTGCCAGCGATGGGCTCCCAGGGCTGCCATCAGCACCCCCACGATCACAGGCAAAAACAGGCTCGAAACCGCCAGGCCCTGGGCCAGCACCAGCCAGAGACTGCGCCCGATGATCACCAACCCCAGGGCGATCATCAGTGTCGCCAGAACTAAGCGGAAAGCCCCCATGGGTCTATCCCCTTACGCCTCCTGTTGCGATCGTCGTCGGCGCTCCAGCTCGATACGGAAACGTTCCAGCAGATCCCATTCCCCTGTCTCCTCCAGGATGCGAAGCTGCTGCGCGTCCCAATCTCGATCCAGATTCCCCCACACGGGCTTCCCGGTTCGCCTTCGATACCACGCATAATACAGCACCCACAGCGCCACCCAGGCGGGCCCGGCCACCCGCGCGATATCGTGGGTCCACAGCACCACCAGCACCATCAACCCGGTCCCGATCACCCCCAGGATCCCCAGAACGGGGATCTCCGCCTCTCCCCAGCGGAT
The Thermoflexus sp. genome window above contains:
- a CDS encoding universal stress protein, whose protein sequence is MSGHPLGIFLALFFLIVLISTLMWMLRVPRPMPMEVARAIYSVEAARCIVVPIVEGIYSERAVELACRLGERQHARLVLVHVLEIPYTVPLDTPLPELEERGQRALETARFIAMQHGLKPEIRLVRHRSAPEGILSVARQVGADQIIMGIGLKRRASSDGLGRTVHEVMRRASCEVIVAKAPIVE
- a CDS encoding TrkA family potassium uptake protein yields the protein MRIVILGCGRLGAYLARRFAQDGHEVIVIDRERQALEALGPDFPGETVVGMGIDAEVLRRAGIERADAFIAVTGYDNTNIMAAEVAREIFGVPRVITRLNDPLRAEIFQELGLKTVSPTALAVEAIRKCLEE
- a CDS encoding bacterial transcriptional activator domain-containing protein → MILEAAVALYTGDLLPEGEAPWVVGWRERLRGRFLEAFDRLWRLAEGMGDLRDAERWAECLFDEEPTCGKAARFLIRRAEGRRDLEAARRYAARYRQACRAAGLAPDPGVTPEAWRGIRASTPLGRLLQALGELAREVPAFPVEDLRQILLRGAVQAAEAALVRGAYPEAAPWAMAALQLLTPQTPAEWAWRARCAVDAVADFEGDRDRQAANLRAMLRLARRMGDPARRARLELQRGRPAAAERLLAAAEAVLAVDPRHQAMLRRLRGLTALRRGWFPAARDHLEAALALLPEDAPVVHRAAILNGLAVAWRTFWEETPFLRPPAFDERKRSGAGFMLPAVAVAEPARSEGS
- a CDS encoding NIL domain-containing protein, encoding MDQTIQRRVKLIYPPSLIDEPLLYRLIQRFGLMVNIRRAHVEATEAWLVVDLEGPSDRVEEGLAWIQKQGVLVEMMEQG
- a CDS encoding TrkA family potassium uptake protein produces the protein MYLIIVGGGKVGYYLSKSLLAEGYEVLLIEKNPRRAAFLIDELGADHVWVGDGCDSSTFAQVGMNRADAVIAVTGDDEDNLVVCLLAKRKFNVPRTIARINNPRNAEIFARLGIDVTVSTTEIIQAQIERALPLRSLVHLLALRRGGIQLVEGKVAPGAPADGRALRELGIPADALVVMVVRGDQTFIPSGETILRAEDEILAVTTPQSEPVLRQLLLGA